GACGGCACGTCCGCGCAACGTGCCGAGTTGCCGCGCGAACCGCACCGCCGCGGGACTTGTGAAAATCGCCACCTCGCAACCCAGCGCGCCGCGCAACGCCTCGCGTGCCGCGCGCGCATCGGGCGCGGCGCGCAGGCTAGAGCCCGGCAGCAGCAGCGGCGTTCCGCCCAGCGCGCGGACGCGCCGCGCCAGCCCGCCGCCAGTGCCGGCGGGCCGGGTGATCGCGATGCGGGTGCCTGCCAACGGACGCTGCGCTGCCATGCGCCGATCATAGGCCACGCACGTCTTGTCGCGGGGCGCGCGCCACGACACACTTGTGCGATGAACGCAAACGATTCGGCCGCCGCGGCCCTCGAAGCCCATATCCTCGGAAACATTCCCCTGGCTGATGCCATGAACCTGAAAGTCCGGCGCTACACCGGCGACCTGCTGGAAATGACCGCGCCGCTCACGCCCAACGTCAACGACAAGGGCTGTGCGTTCGGCGGCAGCATGGCCTCGCTGCTGACGCTGGCCGGGTGGGGCCTGGTCGAGCTGGGCCTGCGCGCGCAGGCACTCGAATGCGACATCTACGTCGGCGATTCGCACGTGCGTTACCACGAACCGGTGTGGAGCGAGCTGCGCGGCATCGCGCGCTTCGCGGAGCAGGGCGCGTTGGCGAGGCTGGCGGCCGCGGTGCGCGAACGCGGCAAGGGCCACGCAGAGGTGATCTGCGAGATCGCCGGCGAGCGTCGCGCTGCAACCACCCTGACTGCGCGATTTTTCGCCAAGCTGCGCGCGGGAAACTCTGGATAACCTACTGCGCTCGGCAGCTTGCGCGCCGGCGGTGCTCGCAATGCTCACGTACTGACGTGTACGCTCCGCTTGCTGCGCTCCGGCGTCACGCAACCTGCCTTCGCTCGCTACGGTTCTCC
The genomic region above belongs to Rhodanobacteraceae bacterium and contains:
- a CDS encoding FUSC family protein, which codes for MNANDSAAAALEAHILGNIPLADAMNLKVRRYTGDLLEMTAPLTPNVNDKGCAFGGSMASLLTLAGWGLVELGLRAQALECDIYVGDSHVRYHEPVWSELRGIARFAEQGALARLAAAVRERGKGHAEVICEIAGERRAATTLTARFFAKLRAGNSG